One Nostoc punctiforme PCC 73102 DNA window includes the following coding sequences:
- a CDS encoding dihydroorotase: MTELLQKVRVIDPVSEIDEIFDVLIADGHIKEVASHIADIHPNTQIRDCQGLVLGPGLVDLYSHSGEPGFEERETLLSFLQAATAGGFTRVSILPDTSPAIDNPALVAQLQQKRAEGQRGRGVEENLSPLLPCSPAPLLHIWGAITLDVAGNQMTELADLASAGVVGFSDGKPFENLALVRRVLEYLQPLGKPVAFWPSDRQLTANGVMREGPDALRFGLPPIPASAETTAIAAMLELVAAIGTPVHIMRVSTSRSVELIASAKAAGLPITASTTWMHLLLDTKAVKSYHTSLHLDPPLGNPRDVAALRAGVRAGAIDAIAIDHTPYSYEEKVQAFAEAPPGAIGLELALPLLWQYLVETEEFTALELWRALSIRPAKCLGQEVSAIVPHQPAELTLFDPQKIWNVERKSLYTLSQNTPWLGQQLKGHVVQTWC, from the coding sequence ATGACTGAACTGCTGCAAAAAGTACGGGTAATTGACCCAGTTTCTGAAATCGACGAAATCTTTGATGTGCTGATTGCTGATGGTCATATCAAAGAAGTAGCTTCGCACATTGCTGATATTCATCCCAATACTCAAATTAGAGATTGTCAGGGATTAGTTCTCGGTCCTGGGTTAGTGGATTTGTACAGCCACTCCGGTGAACCAGGATTTGAAGAACGGGAAACCCTGTTGTCTTTTTTACAAGCTGCTACTGCTGGCGGCTTTACCAGAGTTAGCATCTTACCCGATACATCCCCAGCTATTGATAACCCTGCACTTGTGGCACAGTTGCAGCAGAAGAGGGCAGAGGGGCAGAGGGGCAGAGGGGTAGAAGAGAATTTGTCTCCCTTGCTCCCCTGCTCCCCTGCTCCCCTGCTTCATATCTGGGGTGCTATCACCCTAGATGTTGCTGGAAACCAAATGACAGAATTAGCAGATTTAGCGTCTGCTGGAGTTGTTGGTTTTAGCGATGGTAAGCCCTTTGAAAATTTGGCGCTGGTGCGGCGAGTGTTAGAGTATCTCCAGCCTTTGGGCAAACCAGTCGCATTTTGGCCTAGCGATCGCCAGTTAACTGCAAATGGTGTAATGAGAGAAGGGCCAGATGCACTCCGTTTCGGTTTACCCCCAATACCCGCCAGCGCAGAAACTACTGCGATCGCAGCAATGCTTGAATTGGTTGCAGCCATCGGTACACCAGTCCATATCATGCGCGTCTCCACATCTCGCAGCGTGGAATTAATCGCCTCAGCCAAGGCTGCTGGTTTACCCATCACCGCCAGCACCACCTGGATGCACCTTTTACTTGATACAAAAGCAGTTAAGAGTTATCACACTAGCTTGCATTTAGACCCGCCTTTAGGAAATCCGCGTGATGTTGCGGCGTTACGTGCAGGGGTACGTGCGGGTGCGATCGATGCGATCGCTATCGATCACACACCCTACAGCTACGAAGAAAAAGTCCAAGCCTTTGCCGAAGCCCCTCCAGGAGCGATTGGTTTAGAATTAGCATTACCTTTGCTGTGGCAATATCTCGTTGAAACTGAGGAATTTACAGCTTTAGAATTATGGCGGGCATTAAGTATCCGTCCAGCAAAATGTTTGGGGCAAGAAGTTAGTGCAATCGTACCTCATCAACCAGCAGAACTTACTTTATTTGACCCCCAGAAAATCTGGAATGTTGAACGAAAAAGTCTTTATACACTTTCACAAAATACACCTTGGTTAGGACAACAGTTGAAGGGTCATGTTGTGCAAACCTGGTGTTAA
- a CDS encoding VOC family protein — protein sequence MSLPETIVKETDSRPPVAIGHVRLYVSNVPEASDFFVKIGLRLITQSEQLAVLELRGGTHLVLRTSSEAIAPGMNSPFDLMVDDVVATRDTFKKWGLTVSEIETGRIHSSFTLTGPDGYLLTLTSSHTGGREV from the coding sequence ATGTCACTACCAGAAACTATTGTCAAAGAAACGGATTCCCGCCCACCTGTGGCGATTGGGCATGTAAGATTATATGTGAGTAATGTACCGGAGGCTAGCGATTTTTTCGTCAAGATAGGACTGCGGCTGATTACCCAATCAGAACAATTAGCTGTTTTGGAATTACGGGGAGGAACGCACTTAGTTCTGAGAACAAGTTCAGAGGCGATCGCACCTGGAATGAATTCACCTTTTGATCTGATGGTAGATGATGTTGTCGCCACCAGAGATACTTTTAAAAAGTGGGGACTGACTGTTTCTGAAATCGAAACAGGCAGAATCCACAGTTCATTTACCTTAACTGGGCCGGATGGCTATTTATTGACGCTGACTTCTTCACATACAGGCGGTAGAGAAGTTTAA
- the budA gene encoding acetolactate decarboxylase, translating into MKLKRYFWITILTITALLFAILPARTQQYTSSNTLFQTSTISALAVGIFDGNTNFKQLRKHGNFGLGTVNALDGEMVGLDGKFYQIKADGVASVIPDSMTSPFATVTFFQPETLINLEGRMNYKQLQQSLDRRLPTKNYPYAIRIQGNFPYVKFRIPPKQTPPYRSLAEALKGQSIFELRNINGTLVGFRTPEYMQGVNVNGYHFHFIAANHTTGGHILDGQFQNAKIEIDPLLNVEINLPKTAEFVQADLEDGKPAEVNRFEPK; encoded by the coding sequence ATGAAACTCAAGCGTTATTTCTGGATAACTATTTTAACCATTACTGCACTATTATTTGCTATTTTACCCGCTAGAACTCAGCAATATACGTCATCAAATACCCTATTTCAAACATCAACAATTAGCGCTCTTGCAGTGGGAATTTTTGACGGCAATACTAATTTTAAGCAGTTGAGAAAACACGGTAATTTTGGTTTGGGGACAGTAAATGCTCTGGATGGAGAAATGGTTGGATTAGATGGCAAATTTTACCAGATAAAAGCTGATGGGGTTGCTTCTGTTATTCCTGATTCGATGACAAGCCCTTTTGCTACAGTCACCTTTTTTCAACCAGAAACATTAATTAATCTAGAAGGGCGGATGAATTATAAACAATTGCAGCAATCTTTAGATCGGCGCTTACCAACTAAAAATTATCCTTATGCTATTCGTATCCAAGGTAATTTTCCTTATGTGAAATTTAGAATTCCTCCTAAACAAACTCCGCCTTATCGTTCTTTAGCTGAAGCATTAAAAGGACAATCAATTTTTGAATTAAGGAATATCAATGGAACTTTAGTCGGTTTTCGGACACCCGAATATATGCAAGGAGTAAATGTTAATGGCTATCACTTTCATTTCATCGCTGCAAATCACACAACTGGAGGGCATATTTTAGATGGACAATTCCAAAATGCTAAAATAGAAATTGATCCTCTATTAAACGTTGAGATAAATTTGCCTAAGACTGCTGAATTTGTCCAAGCTGATTTGGAAGATGGCAAACCAGCTGAAGTCAACAGATTTGAACCTAAGTAA
- a CDS encoding zinc-binding dehydrogenase codes for MSKIRAVIVDPNVPGRLALSEVNAPKPAPDEALVRVAAISLNRGEIKRSTTAEAGWQPGWDLAGVVEIPAADESGPPQGARVVGLRRAGAWAELVSVPTNALAELTPSVSFAQAATLPVAGLTAYHAVLKGGSLLGRPVLVTGASGGVGYFAIQLAQLSGAQVTAHIRQAGYETLVREAGAQSVVIGEDLSPASEYGPYHLIIESVGGKTLGVALGLLAQDGKTVLYGVSGGAEVTFNAAQFFGTGSVSLYGLRLFDELRFESAAVGLKRLLSLVEVGQLHPHIDLEASWTQIADVAQQLLDRRFPGKAVLHISN; via the coding sequence ATGAGCAAAATACGTGCTGTGATTGTTGACCCCAATGTGCCGGGGCGTTTGGCACTGAGTGAAGTGAATGCACCAAAGCCTGCCCCAGATGAAGCTCTAGTCAGGGTGGCGGCGATTTCTCTCAATCGGGGAGAAATAAAACGTTCAACCACTGCTGAGGCTGGTTGGCAGCCTGGTTGGGACTTGGCAGGTGTAGTGGAAATCCCTGCGGCTGATGAGTCTGGGCCTCCCCAAGGAGCGCGTGTAGTTGGCTTACGCCGCGCTGGTGCTTGGGCGGAACTTGTATCTGTTCCTACTAACGCCTTAGCAGAACTGACGCCATCGGTATCTTTTGCTCAAGCTGCCACCCTGCCTGTAGCGGGTTTAACCGCGTATCATGCAGTACTAAAAGGTGGTTCACTGTTAGGTCGTCCAGTTCTGGTTACAGGCGCATCAGGAGGCGTTGGTTACTTTGCTATCCAATTGGCGCAACTATCAGGGGCGCAAGTAACAGCACATATTCGTCAAGCTGGATATGAAACTTTGGTTAGAGAAGCAGGGGCACAATCGGTAGTGATTGGCGAAGACCTTTCACCTGCTAGTGAGTATGGCCCCTATCATCTAATTATAGAGTCAGTGGGTGGTAAGACTTTGGGGGTAGCCCTTGGCTTACTAGCGCAAGATGGAAAAACTGTGCTGTATGGAGTATCTGGGGGAGCAGAAGTGACATTCAACGCTGCCCAATTTTTCGGGACTGGTAGCGTGAGCCTGTATGGTTTACGTCTGTTCGATGAATTGAGATTTGAATCAGCCGCAGTCGGTCTAAAACGGCTTTTGAGTCTAGTAGAAGTCGGTCAGTTGCATCCTCACATTGATTTAGAAGCTTCTTGGACACAAATAGCTGATGTAGCCCAACAACTACTCGACAGGCGTTTTCCTGGTAAGGCTGTGTTGCACATTTCCAACTGA
- a CDS encoding SDR family oxidoreductase → MSLELKLLGKTAIVTGGSAGIGLATAKALYSEGVNVAIAARNQERLENAVAAIQSLPTSGAKVIAISADLTKAEDVEKVVSTTLAQFNQIDILINNAGSARAGSFLESTDDLFLDAWNLKLLGYIRLVRAVVPHQKSRGDGRIVNIVGGAGRTPRPNFLAGGTSNAALLNFTKGISKELAEYKIRINAISPGATATERAETLALQNAQAQGITVEQVKAQNIQSIPLKRIAQPEEIAALALFLVSDLAASITGTEIIVDGGSTPGI, encoded by the coding sequence ATGAGTTTAGAACTAAAACTATTAGGTAAAACCGCTATTGTTACAGGAGGAAGTGCAGGAATTGGATTAGCTACCGCCAAAGCACTTTATAGTGAAGGTGTAAATGTTGCGATCGCAGCCCGCAATCAAGAAAGACTAGAAAATGCAGTAGCTGCCATCCAGTCCCTACCAACTTCTGGTGCTAAAGTTATTGCCATCAGCGCCGATCTGACTAAAGCAGAGGATGTTGAAAAAGTTGTCTCCACAACATTAGCCCAATTTAATCAGATTGATATCTTGATTAACAATGCAGGTTCAGCCCGTGCTGGGTCTTTCCTCGAATCCACTGATGATTTATTTTTGGATGCTTGGAACTTAAAATTATTGGGCTATATCCGCTTGGTTAGAGCCGTTGTCCCCCATCAAAAAAGTCGCGGTGATGGACGGATTGTCAATATAGTTGGCGGTGCAGGACGTACACCTCGCCCTAACTTCCTAGCTGGTGGTACAAGCAATGCTGCTTTGTTGAACTTCACAAAGGGCATTTCTAAAGAGCTAGCCGAGTACAAGATTCGCATTAATGCCATATCGCCTGGTGCTACAGCTACTGAGCGTGCCGAGACTTTAGCTCTACAAAACGCCCAAGCGCAAGGCATTACCGTCGAGCAAGTGAAGGCACAAAACATCCAAAGTATTCCTTTAAAAAGAATCGCCCAACCAGAAGAAATTGCCGCGCTGGCGCTATTTTTGGTGTCGGATCTAGCTGCATCGATTACAGGTACAGAGATTATCGTTGATGGCGGTTCTACTCCTGGTATTTAG
- a CDS encoding TauD/TfdA dioxygenase family protein — MGSQYFDIKPVAGRIGAEIIGVNLSSNLSDDIISDIRKTLVKHKVIFFRDQQQLDADGQVAFARRFGEVTTAHPTVPSLPENPEVLDLNYGRTTSRANSWHTDVTFVDRPPLGSILRALDIPPTGGDTIWANSVTAYQDLPIHLRNLADQLWAVHSNKYDYATAFDLPEYAKAYRAVFTSTVYETLHPVVRVHPESGERGLFIGGFVRQFRGLSTTESDDILRLLQAYITRPENTVRWRWQVGDVAFWDNRATQHYAIADYGDQPRHVQRVTIVGDLPVGIDGKQSEAIKGDASEYNRREAVTA; from the coding sequence ATGGGTTCTCAATACTTTGATATCAAACCAGTTGCAGGACGTATCGGTGCTGAAATTATTGGCGTTAATCTGAGTTCTAATCTTAGCGACGATATCATCAGTGATATTCGTAAGACTCTTGTCAAACACAAAGTGATCTTTTTCCGCGATCAGCAACAACTTGATGCTGATGGACAGGTTGCTTTCGCTCGTCGTTTTGGTGAAGTCACTACAGCCCACCCTACCGTACCATCGCTGCCAGAAAATCCTGAAGTCTTAGACCTGAATTATGGGCGCACTACTTCCCGCGCCAATAGCTGGCATACAGATGTAACATTTGTAGACCGTCCTCCTCTTGGCTCTATTTTACGAGCGCTTGACATTCCGCCAACTGGAGGCGATACAATTTGGGCAAACTCCGTAACTGCATATCAAGATTTACCTATCCATCTGCGTAATCTTGCAGACCAACTTTGGGCAGTACATAGCAACAAATACGATTATGCTACTGCATTTGACCTTCCTGAATATGCCAAGGCTTACCGAGCTGTCTTCACCTCGACTGTATACGAGACTCTGCACCCAGTTGTACGCGTCCATCCAGAATCTGGGGAGCGTGGGCTATTCATCGGCGGATTTGTGCGCCAGTTCCGTGGCTTATCAACAACTGAATCAGATGATATTCTGCGGCTGTTGCAAGCATATATCACACGTCCTGAGAATACAGTTCGGTGGCGTTGGCAAGTTGGTGACGTAGCCTTTTGGGACAATCGGGCTACTCAACATTATGCGATCGCAGATTACGGCGACCAGCCCCGCCACGTTCAACGAGTCACAATTGTCGGCGACCTCCCCGTTGGTATCGATGGGAAACAAAGTGAGGCCATCAAAGGAGACGCTTCTGAGTACAACCGACGTGAGGCGGTGACTGCGTAA
- a CDS encoding LLM class flavin-dependent oxidoreductase, with product MSTKKQLKLGAFLPGSGHHVAAWRHPNTPADGGLNFQHYKQLAQTAERGKFDMLFLADGLAVWDRGQGTEAFSRSGQFSVHFEPLTLLSALSAVTENIGLVATSSTTYDEPYHLARKFASLDYLSGGRAGWNLVTSAAEAAAQNFSQENHLEHSLRYERAREFVDVVTKLWDSWEDDAFLHDKESGIYFDAEKLHIPHHKGKYFSVRGPLNVARPPQGYPVIVQAGSSEPGQDLAAQTAEVIFTAQQTLPEAQAFYAIVKGRLAQYGRSPDHLKIMPGVFPVIGKTEQEAKDKYEQLQELIHPLVGLGLLSGLVGGHDLSKYPLDGPLPDLPDTNGGKSRLQLITDLARRENLTIRQLYLWIAGARGHRTILGTPEHIADQLEDWFVNGGADGFNIMPPWLPGGLEEFVDLVIPELQRRGIFRTEYEGSTLRENLGLPRPVNQFTTNTAPEPVSVGSFA from the coding sequence ATGAGTACGAAAAAACAACTTAAACTTGGAGCATTTTTACCCGGTAGTGGTCATCACGTTGCAGCATGGCGACATCCCAACACGCCGGCTGATGGAGGTCTAAACTTCCAACATTACAAGCAGCTGGCACAAACAGCTGAACGGGGAAAATTTGATATGCTTTTCCTCGCAGATGGTTTAGCCGTTTGGGATCGAGGGCAAGGGACTGAGGCTTTTAGCCGTTCGGGACAATTCAGCGTCCACTTTGAACCTTTAACCTTATTGTCGGCTCTGTCTGCGGTGACAGAAAATATCGGATTGGTGGCAACATCATCAACGACTTATGATGAACCTTATCATCTCGCCCGCAAGTTTGCCTCGCTAGATTATCTCAGCGGTGGTCGTGCCGGATGGAATCTTGTAACCTCTGCTGCTGAAGCCGCAGCGCAGAATTTCAGCCAAGAAAACCACCTAGAACACTCGCTGCGCTATGAACGGGCGAGGGAATTTGTGGATGTTGTCACCAAACTTTGGGACAGTTGGGAAGACGATGCTTTTCTCCACGATAAGGAGTCAGGTATTTACTTCGATGCAGAAAAATTGCATATTCCTCACCATAAGGGTAAATATTTCTCGGTGCGCGGCCCGCTCAATGTGGCGCGTCCACCGCAGGGATATCCAGTAATCGTACAAGCTGGATCTTCCGAGCCTGGACAGGATTTAGCTGCCCAAACAGCAGAGGTGATTTTCACTGCACAACAGACATTGCCAGAAGCTCAAGCCTTCTACGCCATCGTCAAGGGGAGATTGGCTCAATACGGACGCTCCCCTGACCATCTCAAAATCATGCCAGGGGTATTCCCAGTAATTGGTAAGACTGAGCAAGAAGCTAAGGATAAATATGAGCAACTTCAGGAGTTGATCCATCCCCTGGTAGGATTAGGGCTACTTTCTGGGCTAGTGGGTGGCCATGATTTGTCCAAGTATCCCCTAGATGGGCCGCTGCCGGATCTGCCAGATACTAACGGTGGCAAAAGCCGCTTACAGCTCATAACCGATCTTGCCCGCAGAGAGAACTTAACAATCCGACAACTGTATTTGTGGATTGCAGGAGCGCGGGGACATCGAACGATTCTCGGAACACCAGAACACATTGCCGATCAGTTAGAAGATTGGTTCGTCAATGGTGGGGCTGATGGATTTAACATTATGCCACCGTGGCTACCTGGGGGTTTGGAGGAATTCGTAGACTTAGTAATTCCCGAACTGCAACGCCGAGGAATATTTCGTACTGAGTATGAAGGCAGTACCCTGCGCGAAAATCTCGGTTTACCCCGTCCAGTAAACCAGTTCACCACAAATACTGCTCCTGAACCTGTGAGTGTCGGTTCCTTTGCATAG
- a CDS encoding RMD1 family protein gives MQKLLFNDTDRFRAQALFLGKDINLQTLENYVSLATMPLMVTVGEQGCAVLLDYGAVVLFNLKPVEKVAFLTKLSSQISGSFAEPETEEVEIHLNIAESERVKEGKISLHEFSVERLQIVADILAKSVVLSHYETSLATVFDQIEPFAASLQREHRERRQSRELLRQLGTALLVQHKIVGRVEIIDKPELLWESPQLENLYLRLEDEYEIRERHTALERKLELITQTAQTVLEFMQHSSSQRVEWYVVILIVVEILLSLYDIIFKG, from the coding sequence ATGCAAAAACTCCTTTTTAACGATACAGATAGATTTAGAGCGCAGGCCCTATTCCTTGGTAAGGATATTAACTTACAGACATTGGAAAATTACGTTTCCTTGGCGACTATGCCATTAATGGTTACAGTCGGTGAACAGGGCTGTGCGGTACTGCTAGACTATGGCGCAGTTGTCCTGTTTAACCTTAAGCCTGTAGAAAAGGTAGCCTTTTTGACTAAACTATCCTCTCAAATTAGTGGCTCCTTTGCCGAACCAGAGACAGAAGAGGTGGAAATTCATCTCAACATTGCAGAGAGTGAGAGAGTTAAGGAAGGAAAAATTTCACTGCATGAATTTAGTGTAGAACGCTTGCAGATAGTGGCTGATATCCTCGCTAAAAGTGTTGTGCTGTCTCATTATGAAACTAGCCTAGCGACTGTATTCGATCAAATTGAACCGTTTGCAGCTAGTCTCCAGCGTGAACACAGGGAAAGACGGCAGAGTCGGGAATTACTGCGTCAACTTGGGACTGCGCTGTTAGTTCAACATAAGATTGTGGGTAGAGTTGAGATCATTGATAAGCCAGAGCTGCTCTGGGAATCCCCACAGCTAGAAAACTTATATCTGCGCTTGGAGGATGAATACGAAATTCGTGAGCGTCACACTGCTTTGGAACGCAAACTAGAGCTAATTACCCAAACTGCACAAACAGTCTTGGAGTTCATGCAGCATAGCAGTAGCCAACGAGTAGAGTGGTATGTGGTGATTCTGATTGTGGTGGAGATTCTGCTGTCACTGTACGACATCATTTTCAAAGGCTAA
- a CDS encoding alpha/beta hydrolase, producing the protein MTVPPGTSQPATGLIVTLHGWGANAEDVASLLPLLNLPDYQFILPNAPYPYPYSPIGRAWYDLRVENMYEGLVESRKLLIDFLQSLESTTGIPLSRTILSGFSQGGAMTLDVGSKLPLAGLVVMSGYLHPDALTAGQRDIPPTLISHGKYDEVVPLQAALKARDTLKSLGVAAEYHEFDMGHEINPQTLKVLRDFVVNTIS; encoded by the coding sequence ATTACCGTTCCTCCCGGAACTTCTCAACCCGCCACAGGGTTAATTGTTACTTTGCATGGTTGGGGAGCTAATGCTGAGGATGTCGCATCTTTGCTACCCTTGCTCAACTTACCTGATTACCAGTTTATATTACCCAATGCACCTTATCCTTATCCCTATTCCCCTATAGGGAGGGCATGGTATGACCTGCGGGTGGAAAATATGTATGAAGGCTTGGTAGAAAGTCGGAAACTGCTAATAGATTTTTTGCAATCTTTAGAAAGTACCACTGGCATACCTTTGTCACGCACTATTTTAAGTGGATTTTCTCAAGGCGGAGCAATGACTTTAGATGTAGGCTCAAAATTGCCACTAGCAGGCTTAGTTGTGATGAGCGGGTATTTACATCCTGATGCACTAACGGCAGGTCAAAGAGATATTCCGCCAACTTTAATCAGCCACGGGAAATATGATGAAGTTGTTCCACTGCAAGCTGCTTTAAAGGCACGAGACACTTTAAAATCTCTAGGAGTGGCGGCAGAATATCATGAATTTGACATGGGGCATGAAATAAATCCACAAACGTTAAAGGTGCTGCGGGATTTCGTTGTAAATACAATTAGCTAG
- a CDS encoding DUF2555 domain-containing protein: MTTLSISRKEIAAITAAEVEELATRLDLDNYSNAFDGLNDWHLLRAIAFQRPELVEPYIYLLDLEPYDEA, encoded by the coding sequence ATGACAACTCTAAGCATTTCCAGGAAAGAAATTGCTGCTATAACTGCGGCAGAAGTAGAAGAACTGGCTACACGTCTGGATCTGGATAATTACAGTAATGCTTTTGATGGTTTAAATGATTGGCATCTATTACGAGCGATCGCATTTCAGCGTCCAGAATTAGTTGAACCCTATATCTACCTCTTAGACTTGGAACCCTACGATGAAGCGTAG
- the coaBC gene encoding bifunctional phosphopantothenoylcysteine decarboxylase/phosphopantothenate--cysteine ligase CoaBC has product MTNPKLNRVLIGVGGGIAAYKICELVSTLFKTGVEVRVILTRSAQEFITPLTIATLSRHPAYTDDDFWKPTHSRPLHIGLGEWADVMVIAPLTANTLAKLAYGMADNLLTNTVLASTCPVLLAPAMNTDMWEQLSVQRNWQQLLLDSRYHGMNTASGLLACDRIGAGRLAEPPEILAHIQSLLHTQGKRDLAGKRVLISAGGTREFLDPVRFIGNPSTGKMGLALAQAALHRGANVTLVHGPANWDVPLGVQAIPVVSAEQMQQAMLEYLPNADVIVMSAAVADVKPRDYSTEKLPKRSLPQALPLEPVPDIVAQLAQHKQPYQILIGFAAQTGNIVKPALEKLQSKKLDAIVANPIDQPDSGFGSDNNQAIFLDRQGNQVAIAPCSKLEMAHYLFDFAIT; this is encoded by the coding sequence ATGACTAATCCAAAATTGAACAGGGTTCTAATAGGTGTAGGTGGCGGTATCGCCGCCTACAAAATTTGTGAATTGGTTTCAACGCTGTTTAAAACTGGGGTCGAAGTCCGAGTCATCCTCACCCGTTCGGCGCAAGAATTTATTACACCTCTGACAATAGCCACCCTATCTCGTCATCCCGCCTACACCGATGATGATTTCTGGAAACCAACTCACTCTCGTCCCTTGCATATTGGGTTGGGTGAATGGGCAGATGTCATGGTAATTGCCCCCTTGACAGCTAATACATTAGCAAAGCTAGCCTACGGGATGGCTGATAATTTACTTACAAATACCGTGCTGGCTTCTACTTGTCCCGTGCTGTTAGCACCCGCAATGAATACGGATATGTGGGAACAGCTATCGGTGCAACGGAATTGGCAACAGCTATTGCTCGATAGCCGATATCATGGGATGAATACAGCGTCGGGTTTATTAGCGTGCGATCGCATCGGTGCTGGTAGATTAGCAGAACCTCCAGAAATTTTGGCTCACATCCAATCGTTGTTACACACTCAAGGTAAACGAGATTTAGCAGGTAAACGAGTGTTAATTAGTGCTGGGGGAACGCGAGAGTTTCTTGATCCAGTAAGGTTTATTGGCAATCCTTCCACAGGTAAAATGGGATTAGCTTTAGCACAAGCTGCACTTCACCGGGGGGCAAACGTCACCCTAGTACATGGCCCAGCTAATTGGGATGTACCATTAGGAGTGCAAGCAATTCCTGTTGTTAGTGCCGAGCAAATGCAGCAGGCAATGCTGGAATATTTACCCAACGCTGATGTAATTGTCATGTCAGCAGCAGTGGCAGATGTGAAGCCACGAGATTATAGTACAGAGAAATTGCCTAAGCGATCGCTCCCCCAAGCCTTACCTCTGGAACCAGTACCGGATATAGTCGCCCAATTAGCACAACATAAACAGCCGTATCAGATATTAATTGGGTTTGCAGCACAAACTGGGAATATTGTCAAGCCCGCATTAGAAAAATTACAGAGTAAAAAACTAGATGCTATTGTTGCCAATCCCATCGATCAACCTGATAGTGGTTTTGGTAGCGATAATAATCAAGCGATATTTTTAGATCGGCAAGGAAATCAAGTAGCGATCGCACCTTGTTCTAAATTAGAAATGGCCCATTATTTATTTGATTTTGCCATCACTTGA
- a CDS encoding SMP-30/gluconolactonase/LRE family protein — MPPIFIKNLKLAAISITTGITIIFMSILYSCQGGNAKGKIVFLDTNITQIQDSHQQNTNITFKEWGKTEKGQAVQLFTLTNANGLVAKITNYGVIITELKVPVHKFYKKQDNLQNILEKNAQVEKIAKNFKFTEGPLWHPDGFLLFSDIPANTIYKWQPNRKLQIFRRHSGNANGNAFDQQGRLVTAEHGNRRVSRTEENGKLVTLVSHYQGKRLNSPNDLVVKSDGSIYFTDPPYGIKPQQEELGFYGVYRLTSDRKLTLLVKDFVRPNGIAFSPDETKLYVNDSETGHIRVFDVNSNGLLKNGHIFAQQKYPGKEGVPDGMKVDIKGNVYSTGPGGVWVFSPAGNLLGIIEVPEVPANLAWGDNDYKTLYITARNSLYRIRLKNPGEGYPIYKNHWNRKLG; from the coding sequence ATGCCACCTATATTTATTAAAAATCTAAAATTAGCGGCAATTTCTATAACAACTGGAATAACTATCATCTTCATGAGTATTTTGTATTCTTGTCAAGGGGGAAATGCTAAAGGTAAAATAGTATTTTTAGATACAAATATTACTCAGATTCAAGATTCGCATCAGCAGAATACAAATATAACTTTTAAGGAATGGGGTAAAACTGAAAAAGGCCAAGCAGTACAGCTATTTACCTTGACTAATGCTAATGGATTAGTAGCTAAGATAACAAATTATGGCGTAATTATTACAGAATTAAAAGTTCCTGTACACAAGTTTTATAAGAAACAGGATAATTTGCAAAACATTCTTGAGAAGAATGCTCAAGTTGAAAAAATTGCTAAAAATTTCAAATTTACAGAGGGACCGCTTTGGCATCCAGATGGTTTTCTACTCTTTAGTGATATTCCTGCCAATACAATTTATAAATGGCAACCTAATCGAAAATTGCAGATTTTCCGTCGCCATTCTGGTAATGCTAATGGCAATGCCTTTGACCAACAAGGGCGTTTAGTTACTGCTGAACACGGTAATCGTCGTGTATCTCGTACAGAAGAAAATGGCAAATTAGTCACACTTGTTAGCCATTACCAAGGAAAACGACTTAATAGCCCAAATGATTTAGTAGTGAAATCAGATGGAAGTATCTACTTCACAGATCCACCCTATGGTATTAAACCACAACAAGAAGAATTAGGTTTTTATGGTGTTTATCGTCTGACATCGGATAGAAAATTAACTCTATTAGTTAAAGATTTTGTACGTCCCAATGGCATCGCCTTTTCTCCTGATGAAACCAAACTATATGTCAATGATTCTGAAACAGGTCATATCCGTGTCTTTGATGTTAATTCCAATGGACTTTTGAAAAATGGACATATTTTTGCCCAACAAAAATATCCTGGTAAGGAAGGAGTTCCAGATGGAATGAAAGTAGATATCAAAGGGAATGTTTACAGTACGGGACCTGGAGGAGTGTGGGTTTTCTCACCCGCAGGCAATCTACTAGGTATTATTGAAGTCCCAGAAGTTCCAGCTAATCTAGCGTGGGGAGACAATGATTATAAAACTTTGTACATCACGGCAAGAAATAGCTTGTATCGTATACGCCTTAAAAACCCAGGTGAAGGATATCCGATCTATAAGAATCATTGGAACAGAAAACTGGGTTAA